One genomic window of Halorhabdus sp. CBA1104 includes the following:
- a CDS encoding iron ABC transporter permease: MRWPSSDRVVFPAGVVATLGVLVVVFYYPVGRVLLAAIDLGGTPLAPIVDVLADPFYVGLAHHVFADPTGIPAGVGSWLAAGGPLSAIEFGLFGFTAYQAALSALASVALGFPGAYVLARYDFWGRRTLTSLTIVPFVLPSILVAVGFQAMFGQTGLLNDALAVVGLGPIDVLYTLPAIVLAHAFYNAPLVTRFVTGAWEGVDAREIESARAMGATPIRAFRDVVLPQLLPAVLSATVLAFVFSFMSFPIVLSLGGLELQTVEVWLYAKVQSLDLEAAAALAVLESVLSLSLMYLYLRYESGQIASRSGGRSRSRRALLDGLGTLRDPRRLAVLAYGCIAAVVFLGPVLSLLVESVTGPEGAFTTAYYEFLLAQQASAAVGTIAPLTAIRNSLLFALGTLAVAVPMGVIVSLVATRGGRGSRLAETLLSAPIAVSGIVVGLGLLQTLVFGVDVFGHRLTVTGWLAVVAAHAVAAYPFVTRNVTPALAGIDDRIVDAARSLGATRFRALLTVTLPLIVAPLVAGAAFAFAISIGEFDSTVLLAEGGASHTMPVALERYVGNRSIGPSLGPATAMGSVLLAVTAASFVVIDRVGGRYDG; the protein is encoded by the coding sequence ATGCGGTGGCCGTCGTCGGATCGGGTCGTCTTCCCGGCCGGCGTGGTGGCCACGCTGGGAGTGCTTGTCGTCGTCTTTTACTACCCCGTCGGTCGCGTGCTTCTGGCCGCGATCGACCTTGGCGGGACCCCGCTGGCACCGATCGTGGACGTCCTCGCTGACCCGTTCTACGTCGGCCTGGCCCATCACGTCTTTGCTGACCCAACGGGCATTCCTGCAGGCGTAGGCTCGTGGCTCGCTGCGGGTGGGCCCCTCAGTGCGATCGAGTTCGGTCTGTTCGGTTTTACCGCCTACCAGGCAGCCCTATCCGCACTCGCGAGCGTTGCACTCGGCTTTCCCGGCGCGTACGTGCTTGCCCGCTACGATTTTTGGGGACGGCGAACGCTCACGTCGCTGACGATTGTTCCCTTCGTCCTCCCGTCGATCCTCGTGGCGGTCGGCTTCCAGGCGATGTTCGGCCAGACCGGGCTCCTGAACGACGCCCTCGCGGTCGTCGGCCTGGGACCGATCGACGTGCTCTATACGCTGCCGGCGATCGTCCTCGCCCACGCCTTCTACAACGCGCCGCTGGTCACTCGCTTCGTGACGGGTGCCTGGGAAGGGGTCGACGCCCGCGAGATCGAGTCGGCCAGAGCGATGGGCGCAACCCCGATTCGCGCGTTCCGGGACGTCGTCCTTCCCCAGTTGCTCCCTGCGGTGCTCTCGGCGACGGTGCTTGCGTTTGTCTTCTCGTTCATGTCGTTCCCGATCGTGCTGTCGCTGGGCGGCCTGGAGTTACAGACCGTCGAAGTGTGGCTCTACGCGAAGGTCCAATCACTCGACCTCGAAGCGGCCGCCGCGTTGGCCGTCCTCGAATCGGTGCTCTCGCTGTCCCTCATGTACCTCTACCTCCGGTACGAGTCGGGGCAGATCGCGTCCCGTTCGGGCGGCCGCTCGCGTTCACGACGGGCGCTGTTGGACGGATTGGGGACCCTTCGTGATCCACGTCGCCTGGCAGTACTCGCCTACGGCTGTATCGCGGCAGTGGTCTTTCTCGGGCCAGTCCTCAGCCTGCTGGTCGAGAGCGTCACCGGGCCAGAAGGGGCGTTCACGACGGCGTACTACGAGTTCCTGCTCGCACAGCAGGCCTCCGCTGCGGTCGGGACGATCGCGCCCCTCACGGCGATTCGCAACTCGCTTTTGTTCGCTCTTGGGACGCTTGCCGTCGCCGTCCCGATGGGCGTCATCGTCTCGCTGGTCGCGACCCGCGGCGGGCGGGGGAGTCGCCTCGCGGAGACGCTGCTGTCCGCGCCGATCGCCGTCAGCGGCATCGTCGTCGGCCTGGGCCTGCTCCAGACACTCGTCTTCGGCGTCGACGTGTTTGGCCACCGGCTCACCGTGACCGGCTGGCTCGCGGTCGTCGCCGCCCACGCCGTCGCGGCCTACCCGTTCGTGACGCGAAACGTAACTCCCGCTCTGGCCGGGATTGACGACCGGATCGTCGACGCCGCGCGATCGCTGGGGGCGACGCGGTTCCGTGCCCTGCTGACGGTGACCCTGCCGTTGATCGTCGCCCCACTGGTGGCCGGGGCAGCCTTTGCCTTCGCGATCAGTATCGGCGAGTTCGACTCGACTGTCCTGCTGGCCGAGGGCGGAGCCAGTCACACGATGCCGGTCGCCTTGGAGCGGTACGTCGGCAACCGCTCGATCGGGCCGAGTCTCGGCCCCGCCACGGCGATGGGGTCCGTCCTGCTCGCAGTGACAGCCGCCAGTTTCGTGGTTATCGATCGCGTCGGGGGACGATACGATGGCTAA
- a CDS encoding ABC transporter ATP-binding protein, giving the protein MANSTGTGVELEDVAVTFGDVPALSDVTLSVAEGEFFTLVGPSGCGKTTTLRTVAGFETPASGSVRISGRDVSGLPPEQRDVGIVFQNYALFPHMTVRENVAYGLRYRSPPGETAPDERVAELLELVEVAGLADRQPESLSGGQQQRVALARALAPGPDVLLLDEPLSALDARLREQLRLEVREIQRELGITTIYVTHDQAEALAISDRIGVVNDGRIEQVGTPEEVYRNPATRFVAQFVGENNVFDARVDGGGQSLAIDGERIERPQSLPERDEAIVCVRPEDIHLGAGEVTLWATVEHVEFLGDAYRVHCAWNGHSIRARTQRAPEGETVTLGFDGADVTVVGGE; this is encoded by the coding sequence ATGGCTAATTCGACCGGAACAGGGGTCGAACTCGAAGACGTCGCCGTGACCTTCGGTGACGTCCCGGCGTTGTCGGACGTGACGCTGTCGGTCGCCGAGGGGGAGTTCTTCACGCTCGTCGGGCCCTCCGGGTGTGGCAAGACGACGACGCTGCGGACCGTCGCCGGCTTCGAGACGCCCGCGAGCGGATCAGTTCGAATCAGCGGCCGCGATGTCTCCGGCTTGCCGCCCGAACAGCGTGACGTGGGGATCGTCTTCCAGAACTACGCCCTGTTCCCGCACATGACCGTCCGGGAGAACGTGGCCTACGGCCTCCGGTACCGATCGCCGCCGGGCGAGACCGCTCCCGACGAACGCGTCGCCGAGTTGCTGGAACTCGTCGAGGTGGCTGGCCTGGCGGATCGACAGCCGGAGTCGCTATCAGGCGGGCAACAACAGCGCGTCGCCCTCGCTCGCGCACTCGCACCCGGCCCGGACGTCCTCCTGCTCGACGAACCGCTCTCGGCGCTGGATGCGCGACTGCGCGAGCAGTTGCGACTGGAAGTGCGGGAGATCCAACGCGAGTTGGGGATCACGACGATCTACGTCACCCACGACCAGGCCGAAGCGCTGGCGATCAGCGACCGGATCGGCGTGGTCAACGACGGTCGGATCGAACAGGTCGGGACCCCGGAGGAGGTCTATCGCAACCCCGCGACGCGCTTTGTCGCCCAATTCGTCGGCGAGAACAACGTCTTCGACGCGCGGGTCGACGGTGGCGGTCAGTCTCTGGCGATCGACGGCGAGCGGATCGAACGCCCGCAATCGCTCCCCGAGCGCGATGAAGCGATCGTCTGTGTCCGTCCCGAAGACATCCACCTCGGGGCCGGCGAAGTGACACTCTGGGCGACGGTCGAACACGTCGAGTTCCTGGGCGACGCCTACCGCGTCCACTGTGCGTGGAACGGCCACTCGATCCGAGCCAGGACCCAGCGCGCACCGGAGGGCGAGACCGTCACACTTGGCTTTGACGGCGCGGACGTGACCGTCGTCGGGGGCGAGTG
- a CDS encoding thiamine ABC transporter substrate binding subunit, with product MKRRTFLRTAGVGAVGMTALAGCTGGEQTDEGSSTTETETNTETDTNAENTATQTDTTTGSVTAERTLRVATYSSFTGEGTAGNWLKSAFESAHDGVTVEFVTPESGLNQYILRRQQGAPLDVDAYVGLNTSELVRADQELDSSLFATPDLERAGDVKPGLQADPRGRAVPYDTGYISLVYDENEVENPATFDALTTDPYQGDLIAQNAQQSDPGRAFLLWTIAQKGPDGYLEYWRDLLANDVTILSDWEPAYQAYQNEEAPMVVSYSTDQVYYHGEGVDMSRHQVGFINDQGYANPEMMGLFADADTPELGQQFMDFVLSPDAQAEIAVRNVQFPAVEGVDPGAEFSKYAYEPAEPVTFSYDELAGNVEGWIEDWAREVNA from the coding sequence GTGAAACGACGCACGTTCCTTCGAACAGCCGGTGTGGGTGCCGTCGGGATGACGGCACTGGCCGGCTGTACGGGCGGAGAACAAACGGACGAGGGATCGTCGACGACCGAGACGGAGACGAATACCGAGACGGACACGAACGCCGAGAACACCGCAACGCAGACAGACACGACGACCGGTTCCGTGACGGCCGAGCGGACGCTGCGGGTGGCGACATACTCCTCGTTCACTGGCGAGGGGACCGCCGGCAACTGGTTGAAGTCGGCCTTCGAGTCGGCCCACGACGGGGTGACTGTCGAGTTTGTCACGCCCGAGAGCGGCCTCAACCAGTACATCCTGCGCCGTCAGCAAGGTGCCCCCCTGGATGTCGACGCCTACGTCGGGCTGAACACGTCGGAGCTCGTCCGGGCCGATCAGGAACTCGATAGCTCGCTGTTCGCGACGCCGGACTTAGAGCGGGCTGGAGACGTCAAGCCGGGACTGCAGGCCGACCCACGCGGGCGGGCAGTCCCCTACGACACCGGGTACATCTCTCTGGTCTACGACGAAAACGAGGTCGAGAACCCGGCAACCTTCGACGCACTCACGACCGACCCGTATCAGGGTGACCTCATCGCGCAGAACGCCCAGCAATCCGATCCGGGCCGGGCGTTTCTCCTGTGGACGATCGCCCAAAAGGGACCGGACGGCTACCTTGAGTACTGGCGGGACCTGCTGGCCAACGACGTGACGATCCTCTCCGATTGGGAGCCGGCCTATCAGGCCTACCAGAACGAGGAAGCGCCGATGGTCGTCTCCTACTCGACCGATCAGGTCTACTATCACGGCGAGGGCGTCGATATGTCGCGCCACCAGGTCGGGTTCATCAACGACCAAGGGTACGCCAACCCGGAGATGATGGGGCTGTTCGCCGATGCCGACACACCGGAGCTTGGCCAGCAGTTCATGGACTTCGTGCTCTCACCGGACGCCCAGGCCGAGATCGCGGTCCGGAACGTCCAGTTCCCGGCCGTCGAGGGCGTCGATCCCGGCGCGGAGTTCTCGAAGTACGCCTACGAGCCAGCCGAACCCGTCACGTTCTCCTACGACGAACTGGCAGGGAACGTCGAGGGATGGATCGAGGACTGGGCCCGCGAAGTCAACGCGTGA